The following nucleotide sequence is from Salvelinus sp. IW2-2015 linkage group LG26, ASM291031v2, whole genome shotgun sequence.
TGTACAATTCAAACATTTATATAAAGGTCTTACAGTTGTATGTTAGACCTTAGGATCATTTTCACACACATCATTGGTTTGTCACTTTTATAACTTTTGTACTGTTCAGATGTTCACCTGTACAGAATGAAGCtgctattttattatttttcttttttagatgttatatatatatatatatatatatatatataaagaaatcCTTCAGGTTTAATAGTTTATGATCTCCACTACAGTCCATTTCTTATGCGTCATACTTCTCCAAGCAAAGAAAATGATAATTTAGATATAAAAtgacttttctctcttctttacccCAGAAGGTTGTCTGTATCACCACATATTCTCCATTGCCTTTAACTTTTTTATGAACATGTTTTCCTTTGCATTCTTTTTTTGTAGATttctatattattattgttattattattattagtttgaATGGACACCTTAGCTCCATGTGTGAGCGTGTACGTTTGTCACCCTTCTTGTACCAGTTGTCTAGCACTGCGCCAAGTTATTCCCCCCTAGGTGCAACTCAATCTCAGGTCGAAGTAAAGGTTTTGCTTTCTCCATACATTCTCATTACTGTCCTCTGCTTGTTTCACCTCTCTGTCGAGTCCAATAgtgccctctcccctcccctccagccCCACACTGAAATGTACAGTATACCTGCCTCCCCCAGTGCCTCCTTTTGAAGTCAGGATTAGTTACACAGGaccttctttttttctactgcaTCTGGTGTTTTAACCCATCCATTTTCCTGCCTCTCAATTAATAGGGCTAATTGGGTTGTCTTGTTTGCCTTAATTATCCCAACCACTCACCATCCCCTCAAAGAAGACTCATCCATAATCATGGTTCTCTTTTTGTGTCTTAGATTTCAAACGCAGCATTACTGCTTATTCTCCTTTATCATTCGATTCATTTCTGCTGTCATACTCATTCTCTTATGatgaaagtgaaaacagtttCTGTTGTTATTCTCCTTAAACATGGCATCTGTAAACCAAATAAGGATGGGTTAAAGTCCAGGGAAGTGGTCACATTTCAATGTCATGAATGGAATAGGTCTTAGTGGGGGTGTCGGTATGAAAAATGTTTTTGAAGCACTTCTCCTTTTGAAAAAGTGTTGCTTGGTGATTATTTTTTCCTTCTTTGAAGGTTCTCTGTaggattgttatttatttttttattttccttttgtgaTATCAGTTTAAATCACTGTATAAAGGCCCCATGATTCAGTATAAAGTTGGatttttttatatgtattttcTTTGGTGTCAtgactggggatgtttttctttttttcccttcaagtatatatctacctcactcttttaaaatatatgtatgtgtatgaaaacaaaaGTACATCTCACCTTTTCTCATTAGTCCGTATAAGGTAACCTCACAGTCCTCTGGATCCGGGTAGACCTCATTatcaatacacaccacacacacacctaggttGGAGTGGAGATGGGATGTAGCTAGGGTGGTTCTAATTCTATTTAGTCCCATATGCTTAACGATTTCTGTATCAACTCAATTTTCTGCTGGTCCAAAGAttttaaatagaaaataaagTATGTTGGTAGTTAACTGAAAGTATGAGGATTTTTAATGTATGTGGTACAGATTATGTTACAGGTTTGATTTAATAAAAGACATTGTCTGGCCTGTATTTCTCAGGAAATGGCTTAAGTCCGACTCATGGTTTGAGCGCTAACATGCTAACCTGGTTACCTAATAATGCTAACTTAGAATAACATCAAATGACTATTGTGATAGGAAGggtttacagtaggctacacaaagtcacagtacagtatgtattggTAGAGAGAAGGACACAGCCACCTCAGACATCCAGGGCCGTAGCCAAGACATTTTAATAAAGTTGAatctcatttactgcatttctatacaatttaaaaactgtaaattgctatttggagaacagcaaaaacaaccaTTGTCATATTGgttgctgtagcttcattcacctcagtcgatctacaaaTACATAGCCTACTAGTTATACAATTAGATTAAAAACTATAATTGAAAATGTACAGAGTTGTTtagcagaaaaagtattttattaacaaaaggtGAACAAATATGTTTGCTATACagaacttttttgttgttgcagttttatagttcatttcctgcaattctacacatgacttatgccatgttaatatgatatctgagtgagagtaactaacaaaatcaatggaggccccTTGGAAGTCTGGGCCCCTGGGTACGTGCACTGCGTTCCCGGTCAgtaatttggccatgattactacaagtctagatagctaactagactaatttaccaatctacaaTGTTTTCTGACATGGGctgattgagtgactgtcagtgacatataaacaagagagaaactgctgatgcacagccAAGTTTCAAAATTGCACTTtatgtattctattattctaactctcaacagtaagttgagagtTCCTTTTTTTAATTCAACATAATTACGGAGGTCTGGACCTCGGTGTCCTCATATGTAGCTACACCCTGCAGAAATCCCATCTCCCCTCCTCCGCAAACAAGGATTTCACAACAAGAAATCCTCAGATCATACAGCTGCCAAGAAGGGTGAAGATGAACGATAACTTCTTTATTTTCAATTGTATCTATGTATTTAGGTAGATTTCAAACAAATCAGTATGTTGGAGTCAAGcaatttttttaaaacaaaaaatggGAAACATTGCATTTATCATCTTTAATCACTCAAGACATTTTGCAAGACAGAAATCCTTTGctattgtaatatactgtatattggaaAACAAGGTAGATCAGAGGATGTTTGGCTTTAGCCTGAATTCTGGATAACTAAACCACTACTGACATTGAAACAACTCCTGTAGAATGTTTGCCAACACTGGCTTCTGGTTTCAGCTTAAACATTTCTTCTTGTAAAAATGGTTATTGCTAATATCCTATGTAAAGTACTGATTTCCCCTAAAGTAAAACTGACGGCACTTATTTCTGTGAAACCCTCTTGGTGAAGACAACATAAACCATACTCACATACTCCTACACTCAATAGCCCCACAAGTTCTCAAAGTCAGTGCTACAAATGCGAAAATATGCTTTGTCCCTtatgttgctgggagcagttgagTGTGGAAATAACTGGCCTTAGAGAGATATTAGGTCAATATGGAGTAATTGTGGTACATGAAGGCAAACACAGGTTAAGACACCACATACTCTGTCCTGGGAGGGATGTCTCAAAGCAGACCAACTGTAGAAAGAACATCTCCAGCTGTCTGCTGCTGCTCCACCTCCTCATGCATCTGACAGACAGGACACTGTTGGTTCCTCTGTACTCCTTCATCATCTAATCTCTCCATCCTATCCACCTGCTCCTAATGACTCACTTTTCTAAATAGCACCTACAAAGCTCCCACATTCAAATATTGTAGTATTTTTTTTGTCCCCTGTTAAGATTTTTTAAACCGTTCCAATTGGCTTGGAATAGACTTAAACTCTGAATAGACTCAGATGTTGAGGTAGTTGATGTTAATGTCCCTTCATTGTAATCTTCATTATCCTCCTCATTGTGATTAGTCTTTCGACTGCACCCCCTGCTTTCTCTATTCTACTGCTGCTGATAATGGCGCTGCTTCAAAAAAGGGTGTCTCAATCTGTGGGTGTAAATCCTCTAAGACTGGGCCAATATCAATGGAAGTGTTTGGATTTAGACCTCACATTCTCATCAAAAGGTCTTTGTCATTAAGGTTCATAGAAAGGTGAAGCTCTGATTTTGTAGAGCAAAAGACAGGTGGAGTTGGGGGCATATAAACATGATTCTGATTTATGGAGCGGAATGGAGAAAGGTTTTTGGTTCACAGCTCAACAAAACCTGGAAGGCTTACGTGTTCAATATTCTGAAGTTATACTTTTTTTAGGCTGTAAAACCATGGNGGGGGGGGGTGCAGCAAAAGAGACTTGGTTGGATGAATGGCACATTGGCAGAAACaaatggctatatatatatatatacccttcCAGATTTTTAAGAAATAATTCAGATCACCGTTTTTAACAAGGGCCCTGTGCTTCtgttgttcagtacagtataatgGATGGGAGTGTTTCACATTTAGATGTATTGTTTCTAGTGTTGGTGTCTGTAATGATAAAAGATAGAGACATGTGATAtgtatttcttctttttttcagttATCAAAATGGGTTAAAGGGTTGGCCTGTTGCGAAGGGATTATTTGTTTTCTTGGAATGCTGGCTGTGTTCCTTAGTTACCAGAAGGTTACATACCTATTATAACCACAACTCAAGTAGATACATGGACATAAATAGTACAGGCATGTCCAGTAGATTACGGGTAGTCATGGCAGAGAGTAAATAGCATGACTAGAGTTTTAAGAAGAGTTGTTTACAGTAGAGAAATGGTTTCTTTTTGCATTGCCAATTTGCAAACATGGAGATAAGATTGACTGAGAAGGTTGCATTtcaattattattaatataattgTAATTGTATTTTCTTCAGAATGTTCTATATGCAAACCTCAGGTTTATAGAAGATGCATCCATGCAATCAAATCGCAATAATGAGCTTGAGGTTTATCAGTATAATTTTTCAGGCACTGTTGTTCTGCTTTGCATTCCGACAACTTCAAAAAGGGGCCTTGATCTACTGAGAAGATTTTACTTCGTTTTTATTTACCTATACTTTCACAAAATCTGAATCTCTGTGTCATTTCAATGATTGGCAAATAGATTTGGTTAAACAGCTTGGCTAGACTCTGTCTTTTTGCAAGTTCTGTATCTGAGGCCTCCTGGTTTTTCACACGTATACGGTAGTTGAAATGGTGTCTTTTTGACATGCCATTCTCTTAATGTGTATCTATGAGAAtttcttgtatttttttcttaaaatttGAATAAAAAAGTGAATGAGAAAGATGACTTGCTGTCATGACTGATTGCTTATGAGTTATACGTtattgtcatgacttccgccgaagtcggcccctctccttgttcgggtggtgttcggcggtcgacgtcaccggctttctagtcaccaccgatccatgtttcattttcgttttgttttgtctgtattacacacacctggtttcaattcccatatcatgttccttatttaaccctctggcatacctttctgttctgtccgtgattgttggtGTCTTAGTGGTTCGTGTATTTTGTTATTCTGTCTATATTTTCCTTATTGGAATATTGCTTGCCTTTTTATGAGTAAACTCAGTTGTTTTGCTcaaacctgtgtcctgcgcctgactccgctacatctctgcacccaaTCGCTGACAGTTATCCACATCACAACATACCTGACTATATTCCATACTTGTATATTTAGCAGAATGACTTACTGTTTACAACACATTGATACAGGATGAATAGTAACAATACGAGTGGGATGATCTAACCGGTCATGGATCATCTCCTGTGTGCACTATGCCTGAGGTAGCCATGGTTGGGCTTCGGGAGTCTTGGAGACAGTTGTCATGTGGTCTTTGGCTGTTTGTAGGGCCTCCAGCTGGTTGAGCATGGCCTGAATGACAGTCTGCAGCAGTGGTACCAGTCTTTCAGGAGTGGCCAGGCTGCCTGAGGCTGGCACATGGATGAAGGCTGCCCTCCCATGGCCATGGTGCGGAGAGCAGAAATACACAAAATCACACAGGTACCTGGATAAGAGGGAATGCCTTACAAATCATTGTCTTTActattaatgtacagtatatctggGATATATGGAACCCTACCTTCCTGCGTCCCTTGAGTAGATGACATCCAGACCCATTTGTTTGAGGTCCTTGGAGAGGGACCTCATGTCTATGATTGAGTCTAGTCTATCTAGTCCTCCCTCAATGCAGCAATGATTAACAGGACAAAAGGCACACACATCTCTATCTCTGTAACCATGGTTCTTGCCTGTCTGCTCCAGAGAGATGCCTCTAGAGCCCGGGGCTATTCCAAGGTGTATGGCAAACTGGGAATCACAGAGAAAAGTCAGTAAGTTAACCTTTACATGTGAGTGCTGTACAGTAATGGGGCTGAAAAGCAGTATAGACACAGGTAAAGaagcaaaacatattttagttatttaactGTTAATATAACTCATATAACTCACCCCCCATCATGGTATGCATATTTACCTTTGGGTTAACCGTTTCCCACATGCCAACTATCACCTGCTGTGATTTGATGTAGCTCACTGGTACCTCTTTAATATAGATATTCATGTTCTCTCCCAGTCCAACTTTCTCCAAACCCTATTGCAAATGCAGGACATGGTATATGTAGTTTGCACAATAATTAAATGTATTGAATTAAATGTACACATTCAATTGAAATATCCAACATGTTACATTACCTGAGCTGCCTGCCAACTAGGATTTACCAAGTACTCTCTGAAAGGAACTGTACAAAGGGGAACACGAGCGCTTTCCATTCCAGTAGCCAAACAATAGCCTACATAGCAGAGGCTTACATTTGCTTAGCTGTCAATAAAACATACAACAGCCTAATACAACTTCGAAATACAACTTTAAAAGTAACACAGCCCAGTTAATACCACGGAGACTTCATCTGCGTCCATTACGCGCGACTGATACTCTCCATTTTAAGCAGGCAGATGAGTCAGACATATTCTGTACGTGCAGAAATTAGAATCCCTACCAATGAATACAATTTTATCTGTGAAGTGTAATCAAGAATAGTTTGTTTTCCAAAAATTGttacattttgattttattttatttgtagggTGTAGTCAACTGTCTCTGTTGGAACGGGTGTACGGTTGCATTGTAAATTTCTCTCCACTTGGTAGAGCTATAACCCACCATAGGAAAAGCAAAGAAGAATTTCAACCCACTAACATCTGCCAGGATAACGGGACGCTGGAAGCCATGATTAAGCCTCCGCCCACCTTCTGCACTTAACAAGTCAAGCCCTCATGCTGAGTTGCATCAGAGCTCTGCTCCCAGACGCACTCGCAAATAAGACCAGAAGAACATTTTCTCCGTACTGAAATATAAAGAAGCGAAGGAGTAACATTTGTAAATGACAAGATGTTACAATTCAGGAGAAGCGTTGAATCCGAAAAACATCAATTACAGGAGCTCAACAACAGACTGGGCCAGTACCTGTCAAGAACAATGCAGTTGGAGCATGACAATGCAATCCTCATAactgaaataaacaagaaaagaCAAGAGAAGACAGTGGAACGGGACAACCAATGTATGGCCGAAATGCGGGACCTGAGGAGAATGGCAGGGCAACTATCTTTTGAAAAGTCCCGAGCCGAGACTGAACGAGAGAAGCTTTGGCAAGAGTTTCAGATGTTACAGTTGATGTGTTGTGAGGAGCAGGTGGTATGCAAAGACATAGGTGGAGAGATGAAAGGTTGTGAGAAGCAGCTTCATAAAGCTCAACAGACCAATGGGGAACTTGAAGAACGTCTGTTCCAGCTTGAGAACGAGTACAAATTCATTGAGGATGCACACAGACAAGAAATGACCAAGCTCCGGAGCCAGATGCATTCACGACCTATTGTTACCCAAACGTACCATGGTCCTCCAGCGGTCTCGATGGAAGAGATGCAACATTATGCCCTCAGCCAGTCCGAAGGATGGACGGACTCCTTAGAGATGTATCGAAGGAAGGTCGAAGATATGGAGGAATCGATCAAAGCGGACCAGACGAGGCTGGATGATCTCCAAAGGGAAAAGATGCAGTATGCCTCAGAGTTTGACAAATTACGTAAAGAGGCTGAAAAGCAAGGTCAGATTCAAATACACCTGGAGGAACAGCTCATATACATGCAGGAGAACTTCCACGGGGACATCACCCAGTATCAGGTCAGCTAATAGGGTTTGCATCCCATGTTTAGACACCATTCAGTGTCTGTCTTCTgacagtatatatacaaaagtcATAACAATGACAAACAAAATGGTGTTATTTTTGGTTCTGTTCATGGATCATGAAATGCATGcatttctacaacatgattggtgCTGCGCACTTTCCATTAGAGATGACTGCCTCCTCCTCTAGGTGCCACACCCACTATTTTAGGAGAAAGAGCAGTATTGTTACTCCATAGTAAATTCAATTGCTGCAGTTTCAAACATCGTTTTTTTagttcgttttttttgttatttctcatGATCATATTTTATACTATGATGCATAATTATTATGATGAGTGAGATGGATCTTTTACCTCCTTATAATAAATTATACTGCTATGAAATTTCATTATAGGACTGAATTTATTGATCAGATATTTCTTCAATGATAATGTTCACAGTATGCTTCAAAGTTATGTTTAAACGACACAACATGTGCATATATTTGTGCATGTACTTCAATCACATTGGCGCACAGGAATTAAAAATGGAGCAAAGGTTACTGCAGGAACTGAGAAATTGATACATGAGCCACACCTCCTTGTGAAGTATCACTTTCCTACTTGGAGGGGCCTTGTACTACTTTGCGATTCTAAATGAGCACGACTACTCCATATAAACTATCAACCAGCACCTGTTCCCTGACAGGCTTGTTGGGACCACAGTGAGGAGTGACATTTGGTTGTATCACACCCACTGCCTACCATCCATCCACTGGGATCAGCCTCTTATAGATGATATCAACACTTGGTCGATGGTTTTGAAGCCAATAAATCTTGAAAATAATCTCAGCAGCTTTGATTTATAGGCCTGTGCCATTAAAATGGCAACCCCAGGGTGGTGGAAGGTCCATAACTTCCCTCATAACTACAGAGAAAAATGCATTCTGCACCAGTTCAGTGTTTCAGGCCAGACTAAAAGGATTGAATGGCCAAACATATTACAGCTGTTAACTGTACCAGCCACTTAAACCAATTAGCTGTCACAGAGACTAATCCTCAGTGTCCTACTAACGATGGAGCCCTAC
It contains:
- the pgpep1l gene encoding pyroglutamyl-peptidase 1, with translation MESARVPLCTVPFREYLVNPSWQAAQGLEKVGLGENMNIYIKEVPVSYIKSQQVIVGMWETVNPKFAIHLGIAPGSRGISLEQTGKNHGYRDRDVCAFCPVNHCCIEGGLDRLDSIIDMRSLSKDLKQMGLDVIYSRDAGRYLCDFVYFCSPHHGHGRAAFIHVPASGSLATPERLVPLLQTVIQAMLNQLEALQTAKDHMTTVSKTPEAQPWLPQA